A region of the Gemmatimonadota bacterium genome:
CTGGCACGCGGTCTCTGTACGCACCGCCGAGCAGTTCGTGGACGGGGCAGCCTCGAATTTTGCCCACGATGTCAAAAATAGCCATTTCAAAGGCCTCGTAACCCGCGCCAGTTCCCCAGCCGGTCAAATTCTCCCAATCGCGCGTTCCTCCCCCATCTTCAGATACAACCGGATCCCTGAAAGGTATGACGGTGTTGCGATGGGTCGCGGCGTCTCTGAATACGTTTTGCAGGCTCAGTTTGAGAGGATCTCTTCCTTTGAGCTGGTTAAATCCCTGCTGAATTGCTTCTTCAGGCGTTCCGCGTGAAGTTTCTCCCAGTCCGTAAATCCCTTCATCGGTATTTAGCCTGATGATGTGTTTGGGAACCTGGTCCCAGCCGGCAGGACCGAATGATGCGCTGTGTACACGGCCGGGTATGGTTGGAACAACGACTATCATGATGTCGATGGATGCGATTTTCATGGCGTTTTTCTCATAGTGATGCCTATATGCTCCGCCCGCCATCTACAATGAGGTTTTCCCCCGTGACAAAGGGGCTGAGGATGAGTCCGAGGATGGCGTCGGCACAGTCTTCACCGGTTGCGACGCGGCCCATTGGCGTGGCTTCCAGGTGGAGTTTGCGGAAGGCGTCCCAGCCGATTCCCCAGCGCGTATCGACAAAGCCCGGGGAGATGGCGTTGACCTGAATATCGGGGGCTTGACTGGTTGCCAGGGAATTCGTCAGGCAGATCAGTGCGGCTTTGGATGCGGAATAGGCAATTGAACTGCCCTTTCCAGAGATACCGGAGATGGAGGCGACGTTGACGATGCACCCACCGCCACTTTCTTTCATTTTTGGAATTGCTGCTCTGGCTGCAAAGAAGGCGCCCTTTACGTTGACGGCCATCGCGCGATCCCAATCGTCCTCTTTCAGATTTTCTAGGTCTTCCAGCGGCACGAACCGCGTCATGCCCGCGCTGTTGACGAGAATGTCGAGGCGGCCGAGTTCATCGACTACGCGCTCTACCATTTGCCGAACGGCTGAGTCGTCAGATACGTCTGCCTTGACAGCGATGGCTTTGCGACCCAGTGCTTCGATATCCGCACAGGTTTTGTTGGCGTCATCTTCAGATCGACTGTAGTTGACGGCGACGTCTGCGCCTTCTGTGGCGAATAGCAGCGACGCCGCGCGACCGATGCCCGTTCCTCCTCCAGTGACAAGTGCTACTTTGCCATCGAGTTTTCCCATGGTGTCTCCTTTTAATATTGTGTGTATAAAATCGCTTAAATTAGGCGAAGATATACCCAAATGTCAATTGGGTTTTTACTGATCCTTAGTTTTGGTAGTATATGCGAAAAGGTGAGTATATTAAAGTGGAAATTGACGTCGTTCGATTCTGATGCGGCGTCTTTTTTTATTTTATTTTTTAAATTTGATACCATATTGGGATTACAAGACAAGACCACAGGAGATTTGGCTATGACCCCCGAAGAAAAATTCATGTTTGACCTCGAAGGTTATCTCGTCGTCAGAAATGTGCTCTCCAAAGAGGAAGTTGATCAATGCAATGAAGTTGCAGACCGCATCGCGCGCGACCAGTTTGAAATCTATCGAGACGATGGGCTAAAACTCGCTCGAAATATCACGCTGTGGGATCCCTGCGTTCAGAGTCTCATGGACCATCCCAAAATTATTCCTTATTTGATCGAACTTTTGGGACCGAGTATCCACTTTGATCAGGATTATTGCATTTTTTTGGATAAAGGCGGTTCCAAAGGTCCGTTGCACGCCGGTACGATGAAATCGAAAACGGAATTATTCCCATTCTTTTACACGTATCACGACGGCATCATGCGCAATGGTTTGACAACACTGGTCTATGCGCTCACGCCCGTGCGAAAGGGCGATGGTGGTTTTTGCTGTATTCCAGGCTCGCACAAGTCCAACTTTCAACTCGACATCCCCGAGGATGTTATGTATTTCAGACGGCCCGCCCATTACGTCGTACAACCCGAATTAGAGCCGGGTGACCTGATCATTTTTACGGAGGCGACAGTACACGGCACTATGCCCTGGACAGCCAATCACGAACGCCGGTCATTTCTCTTTAAATACAATCCCGGGAATACGATTTCATGGGCGAATTATTACAATATAGATGATTACGATCACTTGACTGAGAACCAAAAGCGCATGATGTCGCCGCCGGGGGGCCATGGGCCAACGAAGCCTCCAAGGGCCAATGTCATTGCGCCATGATACACAAGGGAGGTGGCGATGAAAGCAGCTATTTATTGCGGTCCGCATGATATTCAGGTGGCAGATGTGCCAGAGCCTGAGATCAATGCAAATGAGATTCTGGTGAGGGTGAAGGCGTGTGGGATCTGTGGGTCGGATCTGCACGCTTATCGCATCGGGCTGTTTGAAGATTCTTTGGGACGTCCGATAGAGAAGGGCCTCATCATGGGGCACGAGTTTAGCGGTGAGGTTGTAGAAACGGGGCGAGATGTGCAGCGGTTTCGGGTGGGCGATCACATTTCTGGTGGGGGATTGGGCGGGTTTGCCGAATATCTTCCCCTGGAAGTCAATCCCGAGCGTCCCTATAAGTTGCCCAAAACCATCAGCTTTGAAGAGGGCGCGATGATGGAGCCGCTCGCCACGTCGATACACGCAGTGGGCCTGGCAAAACCCCTTGAAGGGGAAACCGTTGTTATTCTGGGGGTTGGGATTATTGGGTTGGGATGTATTCAGGTCATTCGGGCAACGGCGGGCGGGCGCATTATTGCGGTTGATACGTCGCCAAAACGGCTGGCTATGGCGCGCCAGTTGGGTGCAGATGAGATCGTGAATTTGACAGAGGTAGATCCCGTGGAAGCTGTTATTGAACTCACGGGTGGTGAGAGACCTGTGGAAAGATTCGGGGCGCGGGGAGGAAATGCCGATGTGGTGATCGATTCTGCTGGCGCGAAAGCCTCGCCGAATCAGGGGTTGACGATGCTAAAACAACAAAATGGCCGCCTCGTTCCCGTCGCATTATTCGAAGATCAACCCGAACTCGATTTTAACCAGGTGGTGCGCAAGCAGGTGACGCTTCAAGGGTCCTGGTCATGGACTCCCGATGACTACAGGCGGGGGATTGAACTCGTCAGGACCGGGAAAATTGATCGGAAACCACTCGTTTCACACGCCTTTCCACTCGATCAAGCACCCGAAGCATTTGCGACACAGGCAAAGCCAGGTGCTGCGATCAAAACCTTGATAAAACCGTAATTAAATGAGTTCAATATCGCGCAAGATCCAGGACAAGAGCGTAAATGTGACAAAGATGGGGCGCTTTTGTGAATCGAATACATAGTGGATGGGCAGTGTGCCGTATCCCGTGTGACGAAAAGAGAAGAGGGATTGGTCCCTATGTGTGGGACCGTGAAGTAGCTGATTTGTTTTACAGTACGTAAGTTCGTCGATGGTTGTAAATGTTTCGTCCAGGGGAGTGGCGCGATTGGCGAGCGCAAAGGGGAGGATCCATTGACACGATATGGGGGTATTCACTGAGAGACTCTTTTTGCCCGCTGTGCCGTTCATTTCTATGGTCGCGTCCCGAACTGTGCCATGAATGAGCAGGCGTTTATCCGGTGTTTCTGCCTGGTACCAGGTGAGTTTCCAGTCCTGAATTGATTCACCAATGCGCTCATCCCGCGCTGTTGTGACGGTTGCTTTGTAAATTTCCCGTCCACCGCCATTGCGTTTTTCAACGATCTGGTATTCTGCGCCGTTCTCTTTGTTGTAGCGCGAGATTTCCACTGTTCCTATTGGTCTGTCGTCGGTCAAACCGTCGAGGTGTGTTTTTGTCCACTGTAGAATTTCATAGGTCAATTTGCAATCGAAATCCAATTGAGCGGTTTGTTCTGGGGTATTGTAGTTTTGCAATTGCCCGGCTATTGCGTTGAGTTCGGCTGGTATGGTGTTCATGATCCCACCTCCTCTGTCCATCCATTTCCACGTTTGAGATTTTCCATTCTCTCTTCTCTTATTCGATCTCTTTCCCCCGTTTTATCAGGTCCGCTATAGGGTGTGACGGTGTTTGCGTATTCGGCGAGGTGTGTGGCGTGTTTGTGCTTGACGTCATCAAAGCCGGGTTCTGATGCGAGATTGTGTTTTTCCAGGGGATCGTTTGCTAAGTCGTAGAGGGTGTGCTGTCCCGAGTCGTAGAGGATGGATTTGTACTGGTCGTCGCGAATGGCGATTGCACTCGCGTTTTCTCCTATGACGCTTTCCCGCCATGCGATGTCGTCGTTTCCTTCGAGGTGTGGGCGCAGGCTATTTCCATAGGTGGTGTCGGGCAGGGGAGGTGCGCTGGCGTAATCGCAGATTGTAGCGGGGATATCCACGCCCGATATGAAGTGCGTATCGTTTTGCCCATTGGGGATGCTGCCGGGTTGCGAAATAACGAGTGGGACTGCCCAGGCTTCTTCTTCAAAAAAGCCTTTCAATACTCTTCGATGATGCCCAGAGCCTTCGCCGTGGTCGGCGGTAAAGATGATGAGGGTGTTTTCAATGAGGCCGTTGTTCTCCAATGTGTCGTAGATCAATCCGATCTGAGCGTCAACAGTTTCTACCATTCGGTAACACTGATAGATGTAATATCGCCAGTCTGTTTCCGACCAGTGGCCGACCCGGTGTTTCTGGTTTGGCGGCATGAGACTGATTTCGAAGTTGCCGGGTAAATCGGGCAAATCGGACAACTGAGGTTTCATGCCGTATTTTCCCACGGGTCCGCTGACGCCGCAGACATAACAGCAGTCGTGTGGGTTCAGGAGGCCGACGGAGAGGAAGAAGGGTCGGTCGTCATTTGCGTGTTCGGCGATATATTGTGCTGCTGCTCTGGCAGAGCCAGAGTCTTGCAGTTCTCCGTAGGGGTGTCTGCCGTAGATCACGTCAAAGCTGTTGGCCACATCTCGTCCCGTGACATGCCATTTGCCGGAATACACGCAGTTGTAATCGGTGTGTTTGGTCAACCACTGGCCGAGGTCGGGCAGGTTGGGATCGATGGGAAACGGATTGCTGATAACGCCGTGTTCAACAGACATGCGTCCGGTGTACCAACTCGCGCGTGCAGGACAGCAGACGGGGTTGGCGCTGTAGGATCGCCTGAAAGATATGCCTTCTGAGATCAGGCGGTCCATGTTGGGCGTTGACACGTCTCGATTTCCATAGGCGGATATCGCGAGGTGATGCTGCTGATCCGTGTGGATAAATACAATATTGGGTTGGCTCATTTTTTCTCCTATTTTTTTCTACAGAGCGGCGAAGGGCAGTGCCGTCACACCGGGACCGAGTGGGCGGTAATTTGTGGTCGATTGCGTATCGGGTTTCGTTTGGGACGGTTCGCAAAGTGGAAAATGTGCATTTGAAATGCATATTGTCAACTTAAAACGAGACATCTTGTGATTATTTTTTGTCTGACAGATCAATTCTGGTTGTGTATTTTGTGCTGACTACCCATAACATGAGAAATTCGAGATGAGTTATCGAGAACCTCTTGTAACTGTTATCACCGCAACAAATCCCGGTTTGCTCGCGGTGATCAAATCCGTGCTTGACGATGCTGAGATCCCCTGTATCACCCGGGGCGAGGGATTTCAAACCCTGTACGCGGCGGGACATGTTGACGTGCTGGTATTTGAAAGCGATGCCGAAGAAGCCAGGGCACTGTTGAAAAATCTGTAAAGAAGGATTTTATATGCAGAATATTCTGAAGTTGATGGGTTATATGCGTCCCTATTGGAAGCAGGCGACAATCGCTCCGCTGCTGAAATTGATCGAGGTGATGCTGGAGTTGATGCATCCCCGGTTGGTGCAGCGGATTGTAGATGAGGGGATTGCCAGGGGAGATCTGGATCTGGTGATTGAGACCGGATTGTGGATGCTGGGCCTGGCGATTGGGGGCGTTTTGTTTGGAATTGGCAATGCCTGGTTTGGCGTGTGGGTGGCGCAGCGGGTGGAGACCGATGTGCGAAGTGCGCTTTTTGGCAAAATTCAGTCTCTTTCGTTTGGCAATCTGGATAAGCTGTCAACGGGGCATCTGATTACGCGGCTGACCAATGATGTGCGACAGGTGGGAGAGGTGGCGCGTTTGATATTGCGCATTCTGTCGCGTATGCCGATGGCAATGGTGGGCGGTCTGGTGATGGCGATTGTGACCAGTCCTCGCCTGGGGTTGATGTTTATTGGGCTGGCTCCCGTGATTCTCGGGACTCTGATTCTGGTGTTTCGAAAAGCCAATGCGATGTTTGGCGAAGTGCAGAATCGCCTGGATCGGGTGAATCAGGTGACGCAGGAAAATCTGGCAGGTGTGCGCGTGGTGAAGGCTTTTTTGAGGGCGGACCACGAGATCGAACGGTTTGGAACGGCCAATGACAGATTGATGGAACAGACGATTCGGGTGACGCAACTGGTGGCTCTGGTGATGCCGTTTATGATGCTGCTATTGAATCTGGGCGTTGTAGGGGTGATCTGGTTTGGGGGAATTGCCGTAACTCAGGGTGGGATGAAGCTGGGCGAGATTATTGCGTTTATCAATTATCTGTTGCTGTTCTTGCAATCCCTGATGATAGGCAGTATGGTGCTTATCCGGATGTCCCGTGCAGAGGCTTCTGCCGAGCGCATTGTCGATGTGCTGAATAGCGAGCCCGAGTTACAGGATCGGGCAGATGCAAAGCGCGATGTGGTGTTGGAGGGGCAGGTTGCGTTTGAAGATGTGACGTTCAGCTATAATGAGACGGCGGACGATCCGGTATTGCGGAATCTGAGTTTTGTCGCGGAACCGGGGCAGAAGGTGGCGATTCTGGGTTCGACAGGGGCGGGCAAGTCGTCGCTGGTGAATCTTATTCCGCGGTTTTACGATGTGAATGCAGGGCGGGTGATGGTGGATGGGATGGATGTGCGCGATGTGGACCAGGGGACGCTGCGACAGCAAATCGGGATGGCACTCCAGGAGTCGGTCCTTTTTTCGGGTACGATTCGGTACAATATTCGGTACGGGCGGCCCGAAGCGACCGATGAAGAGGTTGAGGCCGCTGCCAGGGCAGCTATGGCGCACGATTTTATTGTCCAGTTTCCGGATAAGTACGAGACGCTATTGGGCCAGCGCGGCGTGAATTTGTCGGGGGGACAGAGGCAGCGGATAGCGATAGCCCGGGCGTTGATCTCCCATCCGAAGGTGTTGATTTTAGACGATAGTACCAGTGCCGTGGATCTGGAGACAGAGGCAAGAATTCACGATGCGCTTGAACAGATGGTCGGGTGTACGAGTTTTCTGGTGGCACAGCGCATCAGTACGGTTTTGCAGGCCGATAAGATTCTGGTGCTGGACGATGGCGTGCTGGTTGCCGAGGGAACGCACCAGGAGTTGATGGCATCCAGTTCAGTATATCAGGAGATTTACGATTCACAGCTCGGAGAAGGAAACGGATATGGCGGAAGTTGATCGACAGCGCGACGGTGAACAG
Encoded here:
- a CDS encoding zinc-binding dehydrogenase, with amino-acid sequence MKAAIYCGPHDIQVADVPEPEINANEILVRVKACGICGSDLHAYRIGLFEDSLGRPIEKGLIMGHEFSGEVVETGRDVQRFRVGDHISGGGLGGFAEYLPLEVNPERPYKLPKTISFEEGAMMEPLATSIHAVGLAKPLEGETVVILGVGIIGLGCIQVIRATAGGRIIAVDTSPKRLAMARQLGADEIVNLTEVDPVEAVIELTGGERPVERFGARGGNADVVIDSAGAKASPNQGLTMLKQQNGRLVPVALFEDQPELDFNQVVRKQVTLQGSWSWTPDDYRRGIELVRTGKIDRKPLVSHAFPLDQAPEAFATQAKPGAAIKTLIKP
- a CDS encoding sulfatase-like hydrolase/transferase, which gives rise to MSQPNIVFIHTDQQHHLAISAYGNRDVSTPNMDRLISEGISFRRSYSANPVCCPARASWYTGRMSVEHGVISNPFPIDPNLPDLGQWLTKHTDYNCVYSGKWHVTGRDVANSFDVIYGRHPYGELQDSGSARAAAQYIAEHANDDRPFFLSVGLLNPHDCCYVCGVSGPVGKYGMKPQLSDLPDLPGNFEISLMPPNQKHRVGHWSETDWRYYIYQCYRMVETVDAQIGLIYDTLENNGLIENTLIIFTADHGEGSGHHRRVLKGFFEEEAWAVPLVISQPGSIPNGQNDTHFISGVDIPATICDYASAPPLPDTTYGNSLRPHLEGNDDIAWRESVIGENASAIAIRDDQYKSILYDSGQHTLYDLANDPLEKHNLASEPGFDDVKHKHATHLAEYANTVTPYSGPDKTGERDRIREERMENLKRGNGWTEEVGS
- a CDS encoding SDR family oxidoreductase, coding for MGKLDGKVALVTGGGTGIGRAASLLFATEGADVAVNYSRSEDDANKTCADIEALGRKAIAVKADVSDDSAVRQMVERVVDELGRLDILVNSAGMTRFVPLEDLENLKEDDWDRAMAVNVKGAFFAARAAIPKMKESGGGCIVNVASISGISGKGSSIAYSASKAALICLTNSLATSQAPDIQVNAISPGFVDTRWGIGWDAFRKLHLEATPMGRVATGEDCADAILGLILSPFVTGENLIVDGGRSI
- a CDS encoding ABC transporter ATP-binding protein, whose translation is MQNILKLMGYMRPYWKQATIAPLLKLIEVMLELMHPRLVQRIVDEGIARGDLDLVIETGLWMLGLAIGGVLFGIGNAWFGVWVAQRVETDVRSALFGKIQSLSFGNLDKLSTGHLITRLTNDVRQVGEVARLILRILSRMPMAMVGGLVMAIVTSPRLGLMFIGLAPVILGTLILVFRKANAMFGEVQNRLDRVNQVTQENLAGVRVVKAFLRADHEIERFGTANDRLMEQTIRVTQLVALVMPFMMLLLNLGVVGVIWFGGIAVTQGGMKLGEIIAFINYLLLFLQSLMIGSMVLIRMSRAEASAERIVDVLNSEPELQDRADAKRDVVLEGQVAFEDVTFSYNETADDPVLRNLSFVAEPGQKVAILGSTGAGKSSLVNLIPRFYDVNAGRVMVDGMDVRDVDQGTLRQQIGMALQESVLFSGTIRYNIRYGRPEATDEEVEAAARAAMAHDFIVQFPDKYETLLGQRGVNLSGGQRQRIAIARALISHPKVLILDDSTSAVDLETEARIHDALEQMVGCTSFLVAQRISTVLQADKILVLDDGVLVAEGTHQELMASSSVYQEIYDSQLGEGNGYGGS
- a CDS encoding phytanoyl-CoA dioxygenase family protein, which produces MTPEEKFMFDLEGYLVVRNVLSKEEVDQCNEVADRIARDQFEIYRDDGLKLARNITLWDPCVQSLMDHPKIIPYLIELLGPSIHFDQDYCIFLDKGGSKGPLHAGTMKSKTELFPFFYTYHDGIMRNGLTTLVYALTPVRKGDGGFCCIPGSHKSNFQLDIPEDVMYFRRPAHYVVQPELEPGDLIIFTEATVHGTMPWTANHERRSFLFKYNPGNTISWANYYNIDDYDHLTENQKRMMSPPGGHGPTKPPRANVIAP
- a CDS encoding DUF2007 domain-containing protein; the encoded protein is MSYREPLVTVITATNPGLLAVIKSVLDDAEIPCITRGEGFQTLYAAGHVDVLVFESDAEEARALLKNL